The genomic stretch TCTCCATCGAGCCGACCGTAGCGTGCCCGTTCGGAAAGCCCTCATACTTGCGGTCGTAATAGCCGGGCTGCATCATCCCGGTCACGCGATTAAAGTAATGCATGTAATCGTGGTAGAACTCGCTGTTGGTGTCGTGCCAAAGCTTGTAGTTGGTGTCGACGATTGCTTTGTGGTAATGGAACACCTCCAGCGGCATTGAAAGCTGCTCGTCCAGCATGTTCATGGCGTCGCCGATGAATTCCTTCAGTGAACAGGAGTTATCGTCTACGTTGACCCACGCGAAGCCACCGAACCCGATCTCGGTTTTTACTTCGCGCAAGCCCGCATCCGCCTTGCAGAACCGATCCTGAAATCCCTGCTCTTCGCGGGTTATGTCAACACAATTCCCCTTGGCATCGAACGCCCACGCGTGAAACATGCAGGTGATGCGCTTGGCGTTGCCCACCGGATCGTAAAGCAACGTGTTGCCGCGGTGTGGGCAGATGTTATAGAAGCTGCGGACTTTCATGTCCTCCCCGCGCACGACGATCAGCGGAGACCCGCCGGGATGGCTGAAAGTCCTGTAGTCATAAGCGTTGGGGATCTCTGATTCGTGGCAGGCAATGATCCAGCTTTTGTTGAAAATCTTCTCCTGCTCTTCCCGAAAAATCTGTCCATCGGTGTAGATACGGGTATCGACGTAATGAGTGGAAGGAAAATTCGGTTTTTGTATCCATTGTTGCCCGTTGCGCGACATGTCAAACCTCCAGATGAGTTGAATAAGAGTCCCACGTTCGCAGCAGTTAGCGTGCCAATCTGCTGCAACCTCTAGCCTACTGATGTTTATATCTTTTAGTATAGCCTAACAATCGCTGTTTCAAGGAGAAACAAAAATCATGTTTCCGATAGAACCCGGAGTTGAAAATGCTACTCTACTTTGCGCCGCTGCTCGGGAACACGCACGGGCGGGCGTGGTCGCGCTCCCCACAGCCTGCCCTACAAAAACAATCTGACTCGCTCCAGCTCTTCTCGCCTTTTTGCCATACGTTCGCCAAGCTCTTGCAGCTCCATCCCCTTGAGCTTTGGTACGAGCCGCTGCTCCTCTTCCTCGAGTTGACGCTTTACGGTCTCGACAAAACCTTGAAACTTTGTAATCCTCGTGCTCGGAGAGTGAGTCGCTGAAATCTCTGACATCGTGTGCGTTTGCTCCTCATAATCGCGAGCGGCCCAATCTGCCACAGAGCTGTCCTCGAGCGCTTCGTTCATTGCGGGAATAACCAGCTCCTGGCGCAATGCTCCGTGAATAGCGATCTCGGCAAGCGACGAGGCGATGAGCCGCTGCCGCGCGTCGTCCTCTCGAGCTTCGTCAAACCTATCCAATAATCCTTTAATCCTTGCATGATTCTCAAGGAGCATCTCGATTGGGCTCTTCGTCATGGTCTTTTCTCCATTCCGGACATGCGCCGAATTCTCGTTCCGGCGGGGCGAACAAGCGAATGAATCATTCCAGGAACACGCAGGAGTGTATAGCCCCATTTGCGCTCCTACGTCTTGGATCACACTCAGCTTACCTTGAGTATAGACGCGTTAGTGCAAGTTTGTACCGCGCCTTTTCTCAATTTCTACAGACGTTAGCTAATCTCTCCGCAGCTCGCCATTGGGTAATCTCGTATTGCACTCTACAAAAATTCTGGTCTTGCAGCGGCGACAGATCTCTGAATCCAGTTTCGAATAGATTAGAGGAATCACTTTGGGTCCCATCGCGAACATGTTTCCCTCGCCAATGTCCTCAAGAAACCCACTGCGCTTGAAAATCTGGAACACCGAATTTTTCAGACGGTGAAAGTAAAGGCCACCGCCCAACTTTTTGCGTCGCCTGGCCTCGCCTGCGAGCATGTCGACGCCTGCAAGATCGACGAAATTGATGCCAGTCCCGAGAATCAGCACATGTTTAAAGTCCGGATTGGATTGATCATAGCCTCGTAGCGTGCGCTGCACACTGTCAACCGCTCCAAAGAAGATCGAGCCGTCGAGAAATATCATCTTTAGTTGGCAGCATCCCGGCTTGTCAGACCTGGGTACGAAATGATAGCTGCCTTCTTCAGGAGCCGGCACTGCCTCGCGAATGACCGGCCGCGAAGTGCGGTACAGGTACGAGAGCAGCGAAAGCAGCACCCCGAAGAAAATTCCTTTCTCGAGGTCAACTAGGGTTCCAATGAAGGTGACCACAAAGATAAGGGATTCCGCTCCGCTCGCCTTGAATATCGTTCTGATATGGTGAAAATCCACGAGCCCATAAGCGATAAGGAAGAGGATCGCGGCCATTGCAGCGATTGGCAAATACGCAGCAAGCGGCGCGACAAACAATAGCGTGATGACCAGAAATCCAGCCGCAAACACTGTCGCCAGCGGAGTTTGCGCTCCGGCCGTATAGTTCAGGCCGCTTCGATTGAATGACCCGCTGGACGGGTAGCCGGAAAAGAAGCTGCCGACGATATTCGCGAGTCCCTGCCCGATGAATTCCTGGCTGGCATCGATACGCTGCTCGGATCGAACTGCAATTGCGCGAGAGATCGAGATTGCTTCCGTCAGTCCCAGCATGGTAATGGCCAGGGCGCTGAACAACATGGAATTGATCGCCGAGAATGAAAAGTCAGGGTGCGACAAGGGCGGAAGACCTCGTGGAAGCGCACCTACAGTGTGGATCTGGGTCTTCCCCAGTCCGATGGTCGTGCTCAAAACCAACGCGAATAGACTACCAATAACCATTGCCACTATCAGGTACGGAACCTTTGGGTAATACCTTCGCGTCAATATCCCACTAATCAACGTGACCACACCCACCGCGGTGGCATAGGGATTGATGTCGCGAGCCATGATAACGAAGAGATGCATCGTCTCGTAGAAGGAGGTGCCACGGGGAATGTTGATGTCGAAAAAGTTTTTGATCTGACTGGTCGCAATCAGCACGGCAGCCCCGACAGTGAAGCCGATCACGACGGTATGGGAAATGAAGTTCACCAGCATTCCCATGCGCGCTGCGCCAAGGGCGAATTGAAACAGCCCGGTGAGAAAGGCCAGCGTCAAGACTAGGCCGACGTACTGGGAAGTGCCCGGCTCGGCAACTGGGCTTACCGCGCCAAAAACGAACAAGGAGATCGCAGTGGTAGGACCGCTGACCAGATGCCAGGATGAGCCAAATAGCGCTGCGACCGCCGCAGGTACCATCGCGGCGTAGAGGCCATATTCCGGGGGCAGGCCAGCAATGCTTGCAAATGCGACGCCCTGGGGCAGCACGATGATAGCGCCGGTGAGGCCCGCGATCGAATCCGCGCGGGCGGTCTGAACATTGACCAGCGGCCACCAGCGCAAGAATGGAAAGACGGTGTAGAGATGAAGATGGAAGGTGTCTTTCATGGAAATGGCAACTCGGGAGCCGCCATAAGGGGATGTCCCTTGATTGTAGACGTGAAGCCTCCAAGTTTAGGTCCCGGTGCGCCGTACTGCTATCCAAACCTAATAGGACTTGAAGGTTAGGATATTACCTGATAGTAGAGATTTTGCGGGTGGTTGGCCTGGGCGAAGAAGAACCAGCGCTCGGCGATAAGTCCGGCATATTGCGCGGCGAAGGCAAGACCAAGGAGCGCCGCCGAGGCGGTGGCCAGCCCGACACTCACAAGTACGGTGGGCACCAAAAACGTCAGCACCAGGAAGATCCATTTCACCGATCGGAGAAACTTGGGGGTTTTTCCATGGAAGAACTCGCGGGTATTGAAAGACCCGCCCATGAATCCCTGCGATTTCTGAATGACTTTGGGATGTTTGATTCCAGTCGCGGTCTGGATTGTGGATTTTGGCTTGAGACCGGCGTTGCGGACAAGCGATGCAGTTCGGGTAAGCAGTGCGGCCAACGTCAGAATGATGGCGGTGGGCGCATAGATCCCGAGCAGCTGCGGCGCGGCCCACGCGCTGAAGGCACTCGCCAAAGTAAAACCCGATGCGGTGCCGAGAAGAAAATAGTTGACGAGCGTGAGCGGTGTCGCCCATTCCTGAAGGAATCGAATGCAGGCGTAAATCATACCGGTGCACACGAACAAGGTGAGGCAGACGATCACGCCGAGGGCGACGAGAACCCAATGCGCGGGAGTGTCCGCCCAGCCAACAAAATGAGCGAGCCCGTAGACAAACACGAGCCCCATAAAGAGGGGGTGCACAATCACCTCGCGTGAAAGCCAAGACGTTCGCCACTTCGCTCCCGAGCGCCAGGCGCGCTCCGGCCGGCCCAGGTGAAAGAAAGATGCAATCAATCCGCCGCCGAGCAGCACAAGCGAGATGGCAGCACCGAGCGCGTAAAAGCTACGCGGCTGCTGCGCAGGCACCTGTCCCACAAGCGTCAGCACTTCTGCGGTCACGAGAGCGAGATAAAGCCCTTGAGCCGCGCCAATCAGGGTGGTAAAAAAGATGACCGAGAATGCCGGGTGCATTTTTGAAGTGAAGCAGGTGAACAGCGAACGGAGAGAAGATCTTTCTGCTTACCGTTCATGCTAAGCCGTAAAACTATCCTCGCTCGTTCCAATCGAAACTCCGCCCGCAGGCGGCACTTCTTTTTTGAGCGGGTTGGCCGCTCGCTGCAGCTCGTCTTCGTGGATTTTGATTTCGGTCTTGCGCCGCGGGAGATAATGATTGGAAGGCCTTGTTCCCCATTCCGGCATCAACGCATAGCCGCCGCGCTCCCGGACCGCCACCGATACTTCGGAGTTGGGATCATGAATATCACCGAACAGGCGAGCGCTGGTCGGGCAGGCCATCACGCACGCTGGCTTCCGGTCCTGGGGAGGCAGTTCTTCGTTATAGATGCGATCGACGCACAGCGTGCATTTCGTCATCTCGTGCCGTTTTTCGTCAATTTCCCGCACGCCCCAAGGGCAGGCCCACGCGCAATACTTGCAGCCGATGCATTTGTCGTAATCTACGAGCACGATCCCGTCCTCCGGCCGCTTGTAGCTCGCGCCGGTGGGGCACACCGGAACGCATGGCGGGTCCTCGCAGTGCAGGCAGGACTTCGGAAAGTGCACGGTCTCGGTATCGGGGAACTCTCCCACCTCGAAGGTCTGCACGCGGTTGAAAAAAGTCCCTGTGGGCTCTGCGCCGTAGGGGTTTTCATCTACCAGCGCACCCGCATGACCGGAGGTATTCCATTCTTTGCAGCTCGTCACGCAAGCATGGCAGCCCACGCACACATTCAAATCGATCACTAAACAGAGCTGAGTCATGTACGTCCTTTCCCTCCGGCGAAGTACGCGCGCCAGCCGCGCCCAGACTCAGGTTTCCCCGGCGCAGGTTTCGGAGACTCAAACTGCGGCCAAGTTTCTTCGGGTTCCGATTCATCCGCGCGGTAGATGCGCACCCTTACATCGTACCAAGCGGCCTGACCCGTCACTGGATCGGCGTTAGCCAACAGGCTGCCATCGGCGTCTCGCGGCAACTCTTCGGAAATGAGATGGTTCAGCAAAAACCCCAGGCGCGATTCATTGGCGTCCGGCTCAAGATTCCACGCGCTCTTCGCCTTGCCGATCGCATTCCAGGTCCATACCGTTCCCGGTTCCACCGCTTCGCTGTGGCGCGCCATACAGCGCACGCGTCCCCACTGGGATTCGACCCAAATCCAGTCATCGTCTTTAATACCCTGTGCGAGCGCGGTGCGCGGGTTCACGTACAAATAGTTGTGAGAGTGAATTTGTCTCAACCACGCGTTTTGTGAATCCCAGGAGTGGTACTGCGCCATGGGGCGCTGCGTGATTGCGTTGAGGGGATATTTTTGTTTATCGGTCATCTGCGCTTCCAGCGGCTCATAGTAGAACGGCAGCGGATCCATGAACTTCTCCACCCGACTCTTCAGCCGCTCCGGCGGTTGCCTGCCTGCCCCCTTACCTTGCGCGGCAAGACGGAAAGTCTGCAGCGTCTCCGAGTAGAGCTGAATCAGAATTGGATCGTGGAATTTCTTGAATCCCACGCTCTCCGCCCATTTAAGATACCCCTGGTTGCAGTTGCGCATGTAGCGGTGCGATGGCGCCATCTCGTAGTAGAAGACGCAGTTGTTCTTCGCGTACATCTCCCATTGCTTCGGATTGGGTTCGCCAACCAAGGCCTTGTCACCGTTCTTTCCGCGCCAGCCTGTCAGAAAGCCAATGCCCGAACCCGGCGCGGTTTCGAAGTTGACGACGAAGTCGGGATAATCGCGGAACTTCCGCGAGCCATCGGAATTCACGAAGGCTGGAAATTTCAAGCGCGAAGCCAGTTCGACAAGCACTTCTTGAAATGGCTTGCATTCTCCGGTGGGCGGCACCACCGGAACGCGCACCGAGTCCATCGGTCCGTCGAACTCGGAAACGGGCCGGTCGAGCATCCCCATCACGTCATGCCGCTCAAGGTAGGTGGTGTCTGGAAGAATCAGATCAGCGAACGCGGTCATTTCCGATTTAAACGCGTCGCACACCACGAGAAATGGAATCTTGTACTCGCCTCGCTCGTCCTTGTCGTTCAGCATCCTGCGAATTTCCCCAGTGTTCATCGCGGAATTCCACGCCATATTGGCCATGAAGATGAGCAGTGTGTCGATCCGGTAAGGGTCTCCGCGCCAGGCATTGGTGATGACCGAATGCATAAGCCCGTGCGCGGCCAGCGGGTATTCCCACGAGAAAGCCTTGTCGATGCGAAGCGGCTCGCCGCGCTCATCGATGAACAGGTCTTGAGGGCTCGCGGGAAATCCCAGCGGCGGTCCCGGGAGCGGCGTGTTCGGCTTCACGCAATCGGGCGAATTGAGCGTCCTCGGGTAGGGCGGAATGCCTCGCGGATACGGCGCCTTGTGCCGGAAGCCGCCAGGGCGGTCGATTGTGCCCAGGAGGGTCATCAGAATCGCGAGCGCTCGTATGGCGTGAAAGCCGTTGGAATGAGCCGCCAGCCCGCGCATCGCGTGAAAAGCAACGGGCTTGCCGGTAACTGTTTCGTGCTCTTTTCCCCAGGAATCCGTCCACGCGATCGGAAGCTCGATCGTATGATCGCGAGCGGTGATCCCTATCTCGTGCGCGAGCCGTCGGATCGTCGCCGCCGGGATTCCCGTAATATCAGAAGCCCATTCTGGAGTGTAGCCGGAAACTCGCTCTTCGAGCAATTGAAAAGCAGGTTTGACGGGAGTGGCGTCCGGCAGCACGAAACTGCCACGCAGCCTGGGGTCGGCGTCTTCCGCGTGAGTCGGCACCGGCTTATCGGTGATGCGGTCCCACCACAGCTTGTTCTGCGGATATTCTGGATTGTGGACGGGAGTCTCGTGGTCCTCAATGAAAAGGCCGAAGCGAGAGCTTTCTGAGTCTTGGTTTACAAGCTGCCCAGCATTGGTATAGCGAGCTAGAAAATCACGATCGTATAGACCGAGCTCAATAATTTCGTGAATCAAGGCAAGCAGCAACGCCCCATCAGTTCCCGGCTTGATCGGCACCCATTCATCGGCTATCGCGGAATAGCCGGTACGCACCGGATTGATGGAAATGAACTTCCCTCCGCTGCGCTTGAATTTTGAAATCGCGATTTTGAGCGGATTGGAATGGTGATCCTCGGCAGTGCCAATCATCACGAAAAGCTTGGCGCGGTCCAAATCCGGACCGCCGAACTCCCAGAAAGAGCCGCCGATCGTATAGATCATGCCGGCCGCCATGTTTACCGAACAAAATCCCCCGTGCGCCGCATAGTTCGGGGTTCCGAATTGACGCGCGAATAACCCGGTCAAAGCCTGCATCTGGTCACGGCCAGTGAACAGCGCGAACTTTTTCGGATCGGTCGCGCGGAGGTGCGCAAGACGCTTTTCCAGCATCGCGAACGCCTCGTCCCAACTGATCTCGACGAAGTCAGCAGATCCGCGCTCGGCGCCTTCGCGGCGCAGCAAGGGCTTCGTGAGCCTGGCCGGCGAATACTGC from Burkholderiales bacterium encodes the following:
- a CDS encoding SulP family inorganic anion transporter, which produces MKDTFHLHLYTVFPFLRWWPLVNVQTARADSIAGLTGAIIVLPQGVAFASIAGLPPEYGLYAAMVPAAVAALFGSSWHLVSGPTTAISLFVFGAVSPVAEPGTSQYVGLVLTLAFLTGLFQFALGAARMGMLVNFISHTVVIGFTVGAAVLIATSQIKNFFDINIPRGTSFYETMHLFVIMARDINPYATAVGVVTLISGILTRRYYPKVPYLIVAMVIGSLFALVLSTTIGLGKTQIHTVGALPRGLPPLSHPDFSFSAINSMLFSALAITMLGLTEAISISRAIAVRSEQRIDASQEFIGQGLANIVGSFFSGYPSSGSFNRSGLNYTAGAQTPLATVFAAGFLVITLLFVAPLAAYLPIAAMAAILFLIAYGLVDFHHIRTIFKASGAESLIFVVTFIGTLVDLEKGIFFGVLLSLLSYLYRTSRPVIREAVPAPEEGSYHFVPRSDKPGCCQLKMIFLDGSIFFGAVDSVQRTLRGYDQSNPDFKHVLILGTGINFVDLAGVDMLAGEARRRKKLGGGLYFHRLKNSVFQIFKRSGFLEDIGEGNMFAMGPKVIPLIYSKLDSEICRRCKTRIFVECNTRLPNGELRRD
- a CDS encoding 4Fe-4S dicluster domain-containing protein, whose product is MTQLCLVIDLNVCVGCHACVTSCKEWNTSGHAGALVDENPYGAEPTGTFFNRVQTFEVGEFPDTETVHFPKSCLHCEDPPCVPVCPTGASYKRPEDGIVLVDYDKCIGCKYCAWACPWGVREIDEKRHEMTKCTLCVDRIYNEELPPQDRKPACVMACPTSARLFGDIHDPNSEVSVAVRERGGYALMPEWGTRPSNHYLPRRKTEIKIHEDELQRAANPLKKEVPPAGGVSIGTSEDSFTA
- a CDS encoding aromatic ring-hydroxylating dioxygenase subunit alpha, which encodes MSRNGQQWIQKPNFPSTHYVDTRIYTDGQIFREEQEKIFNKSWIIACHESEIPNAYDYRTFSHPGGSPLIVVRGEDMKVRSFYNICPHRGNTLLYDPVGNAKRITCMFHAWAFDAKGNCVDITREEQGFQDRFCKADAGLREVKTEIGFGGFAWVNVDDNSCSLKEFIGDAMNMLDEQLSMPLEVFHYHKAIVDTNYKLWHDTNSEFYHDYMHYFNRVTGMMQPGYYDRKYEGFPNGHATVGSMEIKYDAYEGSKQRGVGWPALAPGGWILIDIFPGMTYNLRTSVLRLDTAIPLGPNKLIVEFRGLGLKSDTPEQRAERIQDHNTIWGPFGRNLHEDLLGVHGQGRAMRESTDSKWVIHGREENMTIHDEGGMRHFYAEWSRRMARKSYDPMGEETSRAAA
- a CDS encoding molybdopterin-dependent oxidoreductase is translated as MKAEHLKSEPLSERLDDQVVKTTTCYMCACRCGIRVYLRDGEVRYIDGNPEHPLNKGVICAKGASGIMKQYSPARLTKPLLRREGAERGSADFVEISWDEAFAMLEKRLAHLRATDPKKFALFTGRDQMQALTGLFARQFGTPNYAAHGGFCSVNMAAGMIYTIGGSFWEFGGPDLDRAKLFVMIGTAEDHHSNPLKIAISKFKRSGGKFISINPVRTGYSAIADEWVPIKPGTDGALLLALIHEIIELGLYDRDFLARYTNAGQLVNQDSESSRFGLFIEDHETPVHNPEYPQNKLWWDRITDKPVPTHAEDADPRLRGSFVLPDATPVKPAFQLLEERVSGYTPEWASDITGIPAATIRRLAHEIGITARDHTIELPIAWTDSWGKEHETVTGKPVAFHAMRGLAAHSNGFHAIRALAILMTLLGTIDRPGGFRHKAPYPRGIPPYPRTLNSPDCVKPNTPLPGPPLGFPASPQDLFIDERGEPLRIDKAFSWEYPLAAHGLMHSVITNAWRGDPYRIDTLLIFMANMAWNSAMNTGEIRRMLNDKDERGEYKIPFLVVCDAFKSEMTAFADLILPDTTYLERHDVMGMLDRPVSEFDGPMDSVRVPVVPPTGECKPFQEVLVELASRLKFPAFVNSDGSRKFRDYPDFVVNFETAPGSGIGFLTGWRGKNGDKALVGEPNPKQWEMYAKNNCVFYYEMAPSHRYMRNCNQGYLKWAESVGFKKFHDPILIQLYSETLQTFRLAAQGKGAGRQPPERLKSRVEKFMDPLPFYYEPLEAQMTDKQKYPLNAITQRPMAQYHSWDSQNAWLRQIHSHNYLYVNPRTALAQGIKDDDWIWVESQWGRVRCMARHSEAVEPGTVWTWNAIGKAKSAWNLEPDANESRLGFLLNHLISEELPRDADGSLLANADPVTGQAAWYDVRVRIYRADESEPEETWPQFESPKPAPGKPESGRGWRAYFAGGKGRT
- a CDS encoding dimethyl sulfoxide reductase anchor subunit; the encoded protein is MHPAFSVIFFTTLIGAAQGLYLALVTAEVLTLVGQVPAQQPRSFYALGAAISLVLLGGGLIASFFHLGRPERAWRSGAKWRTSWLSREVIVHPLFMGLVFVYGLAHFVGWADTPAHWVLVALGVIVCLTLFVCTGMIYACIRFLQEWATPLTLVNYFLLGTASGFTLASAFSAWAAPQLLGIYAPTAIILTLAALLTRTASLVRNAGLKPKSTIQTATGIKHPKVIQKSQGFMGGSFNTREFFHGKTPKFLRSVKWIFLVLTFLVPTVLVSVGLATASAALLGLAFAAQYAGLIAERWFFFAQANHPQNLYYQVIS